A region from the Diadema setosum chromosome 17, eeDiaSeto1, whole genome shotgun sequence genome encodes:
- the LOC140240618 gene encoding microsomal glutathione S-transferase 1-like: MAPSTNVYTLENEIFRLYATYVTIVVLKMMAVALWTSKYRLQRKVFANWEDLAFVGEERERMRPILNDPSLLRIQRCHLNDLENVVPFAVLGLLYVATQPSFNAASLHFRAFALSRFFHTVAYLTPLRQPSRSLAYAAGVVVNCSMAFLIIRSGQF, translated from the exons ATGGCGCCTTCAACTAATGTTTACACCCTGGAAAACGAGATATTCAGACTATACGCTACCTACGTCACTATCGTTGTCCTGAAAATGATGGCTGTAGCGCTGTGGACATCCAAGTATCGGCTTCAGCGAAAg GTGTTCGCAAACTGGGAGGACTTGGCGTTTGTCGGGGAGGAAAGAGAAAGGATGAGGCCCATTCTCAATGACCCATCCTTGCTGAGAATTCAGAG ATGTCATCTAAATGACCTCGAGAACGTCGTCCCATTCGCAGTCCTCGGTCTTCTTTACGTTGCCACGCAACCGTCGTTCAACGCAGCGTCCCTCCATTTTCGCGCCTTCGCCCTCTCCAGGTTCTTTCACACGGTGGCGTACCTGACGCCGCTCCGCCAGCCGTCCCGAAGCTTGGCTTATGCCGCAGGCGTTGTCGTCAACTGTTCAATGGCTTTTCTCATTATTCGCAGCGGACAATTCTGA
- the LOC140240357 gene encoding parafibromin-like, with protein MADVLSILRLYHSQNKEINERDNDVIFGEFSWPKDTKTNYVICGTGKEGEAKSYYTLESILYLLKHDNINHTAYVKKALAENIPVVRRPDRRDLLAYLGGEIKTSANIDKSAPPEISRQRPTQVFKRPAEEPPSEPSKIIRFEDEEVKQDKKRLLERLEDHKEGAVATTNQISSLSDTLSIERIASIRAKIHIKKRVTIKPDDDTLGMGILEQRSFIDAEVDVSRDIMSRERYWRTRTSVLRSNGKEFKNIFAILQSVKAREEGKQSQQAQSQNTHQTPSQSQPERRKPVQQTAQLYNRYDQERFKRKEETEGFKIDTGGTHMGSFHGMSNLNKPAPDATPVRKPVAPTPAPRPEPASTPKAQTPTKRVSRTPIIIVPAANTALITLYNAKDLLQDFRFVTSDEKKRQGARKENDVLIQRRKDDGSTVPYRVIDTVTKLSPQDWDRVVAVFVQGPTWQFKGWPWMNGNNPVDIFARIRGFHLKYDEFKVDPNVKKWNVHIMDISRSKRHLDKARLLKFWEVLDKYMVKEKPHLRI; from the exons TACTGGCAAAGAAGGGGAAGCCAAAAGCTACTACACTCTTGAATCCATCTTGTATCTCCTGAAGCATGACAACATTAACCATACAGCTTACGTCAAAAAGGCTCTT GCTGAAAACATTCCAGTTGTTCGTCGTCCAGACAGAAGAGACTTGCTTGCATACCTTGGTGGTGAAATAA AAACCTCTGCGAATATTGACAAGAGTGCACCCCCGGAAATATCAAGACAGAGACCTACAcaag TATTCAAAAGACCGGCAGAAGAACCACCTTCAGAACCCTCAAAGATCATTCGATTTGAGGATGAAGAAGTCAAACAGGACAAG AAACGTCTGTTGGAGAGGTTGGAGGATCACAAGGAAGGGGCTGTGGCCACAACAAACCAGATCAG CTCCCTGTCAGACACGCTGTCCATCGAGCGTATCGCCTCCATCAGGGCCAAGATCCACATCAAGAAGCGAGTCACCATCAAGCCAGACGACGACACACTGGGCATGGGTATCCTGGAGCAGCGCAGCTTCATCGACGCCGAGGTCGACGTCTCTCGCGACATCATGAGCAGGGAGCGCTACTGGCGGACAAGGACTTCGGTGCTTCGGAGTAATGGCAAG GAATTCAAGAATATCTTTGCGATCCTGCAGTCAGTGAAAGCCAGGGAAGAAGGGAAGCAGAGTCAGCAAGCTCAGTCCCAGAACACACACCAGACCCCCTCACAGAGTCAG CCGGAGAGGAGGAAACCTGTGCAGCAGACCGCTCAGCTCTACAACAGATACGATCAGGAGAGATTCAAGCGGAAAGAAG AGACGGAAGGATTCAAGATCGATACTGGTGGTACTCACATGGGGTCCTTCCATGGCATGTCAAATCTCAACAAACCAGCACCG GATGCCACACCGGTTCGCAAGCCAGTTGCCCCCACCCCCGCCCCAAGACCAGAGCCAGCTTCCACCCCCAAGGCCCAGACTCCCACCAAGAGGGTATCCCGCACCCCCATTATCATCGTCCCAGCAGCCAACACAGCACTCATCACTCTTTACAATGCCAAGGATCTGTTACAAGACTTCAG ATTTGTCACGTCGGATGAGAAGAAGAGGCAGGGAGCGAGGAAGGAGAATGATGTGCTGATCCAGAGGCGGAAAGACGACGGCAGCACGGTGCCGTACCGCGTCATCGACACAGTCACCAAGCTTTCGCCGCAGGACTG GGATCGCGTGGTTGCCGTCTTCGTGCAGGGTCCCACCTGGCAGTTCAAGGGATGGCCGTGGATGAACGGAAACAACCCCGTGGACATCTTTGCAAGGA TCCGTGGATTCCATCTTAAATATGACGAGTTCAAGGTGGACCCCAATGTCAAGAAGTGGAACGTGCACATCATGGACATCAGCCGAAGCAAGCGCCACCTGGACAAGGCCAGACTGCTCAAGTTCTGGGAGGTTCTTGACAA GTACATGGTCAAGGAGAAGCCTCATCTTCGGATCTAA